Proteins encoded within one genomic window of Nitrospira sp.:
- a CDS encoding lysylphosphatidylglycerol synthase transmembrane domain-containing protein, giving the protein MLRVILLLVGFLTLSLIVWHIGPGNIYDAATRLGPVALCVILIPSLVMYAVDAYGWKVTLGQAGRPVSFLRVFAVRTAGEVVNMTTPTAYVGGEPLKAYLLQKSGVPIVEGLASVVIAKTTMTIAQVLFILLGIALGFWILGAQGSSGQIVAAGLLSIGLLAFGTMAFVFVQRRGLFTWILETLRKFGVRIGFLEAREDKLRALDQTILNFYTRHQAAFYASTGLYFLGWLAEALEVFVIIYFLGGPADVWSAISIGALSGFIKGGTFFIPGSLGAQDGGNLLLLQAFGYSDVTGITFALLRRFRELVWIGIGLLCLSLMGKQAGVAQKGSSKEASRGN; this is encoded by the coding sequence GTGCTGAGAGTCATCCTCCTGCTCGTCGGGTTCCTCACGCTCAGTCTCATCGTCTGGCACATCGGTCCCGGGAATATCTATGACGCCGCGACCAGGCTCGGGCCGGTGGCGTTGTGCGTGATCCTCATTCCCTCCCTCGTCATGTATGCCGTCGATGCCTATGGGTGGAAGGTCACGCTTGGTCAGGCCGGCCGGCCGGTCTCGTTTCTGCGGGTTTTTGCCGTTCGCACGGCCGGTGAAGTGGTGAACATGACGACGCCGACAGCCTATGTCGGCGGCGAGCCGCTCAAAGCGTACTTGCTGCAGAAGTCCGGCGTGCCGATAGTGGAAGGGTTGGCCTCCGTCGTCATTGCCAAGACGACCATGACCATCGCTCAGGTGTTGTTCATTCTCTTAGGAATTGCGTTGGGCTTCTGGATATTGGGCGCGCAGGGTTCGTCGGGGCAAATCGTGGCGGCAGGGTTGCTGAGCATCGGGCTGTTGGCCTTCGGAACCATGGCGTTTGTGTTCGTGCAACGGCGCGGCCTCTTTACCTGGATCCTGGAGACGCTGCGGAAGTTCGGTGTGCGGATCGGCTTTCTTGAAGCACGGGAAGACAAGCTGCGGGCGCTTGATCAGACGATTCTGAATTTCTATACCCGGCACCAGGCGGCGTTCTATGCGTCCACTGGTTTGTACTTCCTGGGGTGGTTGGCTGAGGCGCTGGAAGTGTTCGTCATCATCTACTTCCTCGGAGGCCCCGCCGATGTATGGTCGGCAATCTCGATCGGAGCCCTCTCCGGTTTCATCAAAGGCGGGACGTTCTTCATTCCCGGCAGCCTGGGTGCGCAGGATGGCGGCAATCTGCTGTTGCTCCAAGCCTTCGGCTATTCCGATGTCACAGGGATTACCTTTGCACTGCTGCGACGATTCCGCGAGTTGGTGTGGATCGGGATCGGGCTGCTGTGTCTCTCGCTGATGGGCAAGCAAGCAGGCGTTGCTCAGAAAGGTTCTTCCAAGGAAGCTTCGCGAGGGAATTGA
- a CDS encoding CDP-alcohol phosphatidyltransferase family protein, protein MSESLIQHRAEVQGLATAILLPSVSVFGESPDRVPGSAGPLTQVVGIGLFQRAVLTLQRAGIRQLIVLAGPEEDQLKQALGRGPRVTIPVRWMPIREFPLDDPRTWEAMAAEVTGFCLVASARGMFSRALIESLRREVQEGQAILVAHPVAQRAAGDRRVSVKVQAERLLALGSSRAEDAPLVAADLLVLPASLMAAAQDTQTPPGALPIRRWLERAAIDGRVRVLRTDGHPSQWYQDVRTQAEVPAAERKLFSSLKGEFEGFVDRYFNRKVSRWFTRFFLAVGASPNAITMVATIVGILAAVGFGIGTYQAAVVAALLFQFAAVIDCCDGEVARLTFTESAFGAWLDIAMDNVVHMAIFAGIAVGAYQQTAGQAEAWIPLALGAAAVLGNASSFVLVTRAQKIKAASGWKAPVHAAWSEFMLKNVASRDFSVIVLIAALLGKLDWFLWMASAGSLVFTALMLWVIRPSARSRA, encoded by the coding sequence ATGAGTGAAAGTCTCATCCAGCATCGCGCGGAAGTTCAGGGACTGGCGACCGCCATTCTCTTGCCTTCCGTCAGTGTCTTCGGCGAATCCCCTGATCGTGTACCGGGCAGTGCCGGCCCTCTGACGCAGGTTGTGGGGATTGGGCTGTTTCAGCGCGCTGTGCTCACGCTGCAACGGGCCGGCATTCGGCAATTGATCGTGCTCGCCGGTCCGGAAGAAGACCAGCTCAAGCAGGCGTTAGGCCGGGGGCCGCGCGTGACGATTCCTGTGCGGTGGATGCCGATCAGGGAGTTTCCGCTCGACGATCCGCGCACCTGGGAGGCGATGGCGGCGGAAGTCACCGGGTTCTGTCTCGTCGCGAGCGCGCGAGGGATGTTCTCGCGGGCCTTGATCGAAAGTCTGCGCCGCGAGGTGCAGGAGGGACAGGCGATTCTGGTCGCGCACCCGGTTGCGCAGCGGGCAGCGGGAGATCGACGGGTTTCGGTCAAAGTGCAGGCCGAGCGGCTTCTCGCCCTCGGATCGTCCCGGGCCGAAGATGCGCCGCTGGTTGCGGCGGATTTGCTGGTCCTGCCGGCCAGCCTGATGGCCGCGGCGCAGGATACCCAAACACCTCCCGGCGCCCTGCCGATCAGGCGATGGCTTGAACGGGCGGCGATTGATGGACGGGTGAGGGTTCTGCGAACGGACGGGCATCCCTCCCAGTGGTACCAGGATGTGCGGACGCAGGCCGAGGTCCCGGCGGCTGAACGGAAGCTGTTCTCCTCGCTCAAGGGCGAGTTCGAGGGATTCGTCGATCGCTACTTCAATCGCAAGGTATCCCGCTGGTTCACTCGGTTCTTTCTGGCGGTGGGAGCCTCGCCTAATGCCATTACCATGGTGGCCACAATCGTGGGGATCCTGGCTGCCGTGGGATTCGGAATCGGGACCTATCAGGCGGCCGTCGTGGCGGCGTTGCTGTTTCAATTTGCGGCGGTGATCGATTGTTGCGATGGTGAAGTGGCCCGTCTCACGTTTACTGAGTCTGCGTTCGGCGCCTGGCTTGATATCGCGATGGACAACGTCGTGCATATGGCCATCTTCGCCGGGATTGCCGTGGGGGCGTACCAACAGACTGCCGGGCAGGCCGAGGCCTGGATTCCGCTCGCGTTGGGTGCGGCTGCCGTGCTCGGGAACGCCTCGTCCTTTGTGTTGGTGACTCGGGCCCAGAAGATCAAAGCGGCGAGCGGGTGGAAGGCGCCGGTCCATGCGGCCTGGTCCGAGTTCATGCTGAAGAATGTCGCCAGCCGTGATTTTTCGGTGATCGTCCTGATCGCGGCATTGTTGGGCAAGCTGGATTGGTTTCTCTGGATGGCCTCAGCCGGTTCCCTGGTGTTCACTGCGCTGATGCTGTGGGTGATTCGTCCGTCAGCAAGATCTCGTGCGTAG
- a CDS encoding glycosyltransferase family 2 protein, which translates to MNARVSASPLTVAVIVPVYNGGERFHASLKSIRQTVPPPDELIVIGDGDTDGSSQYAEAAGVTLYRFPQPGGPGRARNLGASKATSDLLFFIDADVTVPEKAIEQVRDIFARHPEIAAMIGSYDDQPGEANFLSQYRNLLHHYVHQNGREEASTFWGACGAIRREVFLAMGGFDETYRKPSIEDIELGYRLTRAGHRIRLCKSIQVKHWKRWTIGSMLQADFFQRAVPWTQLIHRHQGFVNDLNIGISGRVSVMLAAGLLGALMLSPWQPLFLVGAAMMGVMLFSLNARLYRFFLEKRGLRFAAQTVPWHWLYFLYSGVAFAVGTVCYFAKGEGELRGPASLVTQDARRARSRVEKRE; encoded by the coding sequence ATGAATGCCAGAGTATCAGCTTCGCCTTTAACCGTTGCGGTCATCGTGCCTGTCTACAACGGGGGCGAGCGATTTCATGCGAGCTTGAAATCGATCAGGCAGACGGTGCCTCCGCCGGATGAACTCATCGTAATCGGCGATGGGGATACCGACGGGTCCTCGCAGTACGCAGAGGCGGCCGGCGTGACCCTGTATCGCTTTCCCCAACCGGGAGGGCCCGGTCGCGCCAGGAATCTCGGCGCATCGAAGGCAACCTCGGATCTGCTCTTCTTCATCGATGCAGACGTAACCGTGCCTGAGAAGGCGATTGAGCAGGTAAGGGACATCTTTGCTCGGCATCCTGAGATAGCTGCCATGATCGGGTCCTATGACGATCAACCGGGGGAAGCGAATTTTCTTTCACAGTACAGGAATCTCCTGCACCATTACGTCCATCAGAATGGCCGGGAGGAGGCCTCAACGTTTTGGGGCGCCTGCGGGGCGATCCGGCGGGAGGTCTTTCTCGCGATGGGCGGATTCGATGAAACGTATCGCAAGCCCTCCATCGAAGATATTGAATTGGGCTACCGCCTCACACGAGCCGGTCACAGGATTCGGCTCTGTAAATCCATTCAGGTCAAACATTGGAAACGCTGGACGATCGGGTCGATGCTCCAGGCTGACTTTTTTCAGCGGGCCGTGCCATGGACACAGCTGATTCACCGGCATCAAGGCTTTGTGAACGATTTGAATATCGGCATCTCCGGGCGCGTGAGCGTGATGTTGGCAGCTGGACTTCTCGGCGCACTCATGCTGTCTCCCTGGCAGCCGCTTTTCTTGGTCGGGGCTGCCATGATGGGGGTGATGCTCTTTTCCCTCAATGCCCGGCTCTACCGGTTTTTCCTGGAGAAGCGAGGGCTCCGATTCGCTGCGCAAACCGTCCCGTGGCACTGGTTGTATTTTCTGTATAGCGGAGTCGCCTTCGCCGTCGGGACGGTGTGTTATTTCGCAAAGGGTGAAGGGGAGCTTAGGGGGCCTGCTTCCCTGGTCACGCAAGACGCACGACGCGCAAGATCACGAGTGGAGAAACGCGAATGA
- a CDS encoding NAD(P)/FAD-dependent oxidoreductase — protein MSQESSIIIGAGPAGLTAAYELGKRGMTSTVLEASDQVGGISKTVNYRGYRFDIGGHRFFSKVPLINELWHEILGEEFLLRPRISRIYYNQHFFDYPLKPLNALAGLGPLESFLIGLSYIKAKFFHIQDEKTFEQWVSNRFGYRLYSIFFKTYTEKVWGIPCHEISADWAAQRIKNLSLKQAVRNALFGAKQGMDGSTLTSLIEQFHYPRFGPGLMWERCRGLIESQGSQTIQGVKVERVRHRHGVVDCVQGQGAAGESLEYDGRHFVSTMPLRELVQALDPLPPEDVLKAAQALRYRDYLTVVLVIDRESVFPDNWLYVHSPEVKLGRIQNYKNWSPYMVPDASRTSLGLEYFLWDTDDMWTWSDERLIELGIRECAQIGLIDPREVKDGTVVRMEKAYPVYDQTYQDSVATIRRYLETFSNLQTIGRNGLHRYNNQDHSMLTGVYAAGNILGGKRDVWAVNTEKEYHEEERATQPNAGDRLVPTRVSVSVDEAVGEAEDVVIEVAFANIDPLALGIAVGVVSSFGIFMASAVLLLRGGAAPGPNLSLLGNYLFGFEVTWAGAVIGLVEAGLLGFVVGALAAGLRNWTLTGYAKFVRWRAERDDRRHLLDKM, from the coding sequence ATGAGCCAAGAGTCTTCTATTATCATCGGGGCAGGGCCGGCAGGGCTCACGGCCGCCTACGAGTTGGGCAAGCGGGGCATGACGTCTACCGTGCTCGAGGCGAGCGATCAGGTCGGGGGAATCTCGAAAACCGTCAACTATCGCGGGTATCGGTTTGATATCGGCGGACATCGATTCTTCTCCAAAGTCCCCCTTATCAATGAACTGTGGCACGAAATTCTCGGAGAGGAGTTCTTGCTGCGTCCGCGCATCTCCCGCATCTATTACAATCAACACTTCTTTGACTACCCTCTCAAACCGCTGAATGCGCTGGCCGGTCTCGGCCCGTTGGAATCGTTTCTGATCGGCCTCAGCTACATCAAGGCCAAGTTCTTCCACATCCAGGATGAGAAAACATTCGAGCAGTGGGTGTCCAACCGATTCGGGTATCGGCTGTACAGCATTTTCTTCAAGACCTACACAGAGAAGGTCTGGGGAATTCCGTGCCACGAGATCTCAGCGGACTGGGCGGCGCAACGCATCAAGAACCTCTCTCTGAAACAAGCCGTGCGGAATGCGCTGTTCGGAGCCAAACAGGGCATGGACGGGTCGACATTGACCTCTCTGATCGAGCAATTTCACTATCCCCGCTTTGGTCCGGGGTTGATGTGGGAACGGTGCCGCGGTTTGATCGAAAGTCAGGGCTCTCAGACGATCCAAGGCGTGAAAGTGGAACGTGTCAGGCATCGTCACGGTGTGGTTGACTGTGTTCAGGGGCAAGGCGCGGCCGGTGAGTCGCTGGAGTATGATGGTCGGCACTTCGTGTCGACCATGCCGCTACGGGAACTGGTGCAGGCCCTGGATCCTTTGCCGCCGGAGGATGTGCTCAAAGCCGCACAAGCTCTCCGTTACCGGGATTACCTGACGGTAGTACTGGTCATCGATCGCGAGTCCGTCTTCCCCGACAATTGGCTCTACGTGCATTCGCCGGAGGTCAAGCTCGGGCGGATTCAGAATTACAAAAACTGGAGTCCCTATATGGTACCGGACGCCTCACGGACCTCACTGGGATTGGAATATTTCTTGTGGGATACGGATGATATGTGGACGTGGTCGGATGAGCGCCTCATTGAACTGGGCATTCGCGAATGCGCGCAAATCGGCCTCATCGATCCGCGGGAAGTCAAAGACGGGACGGTCGTGCGGATGGAGAAGGCCTATCCGGTCTACGACCAGACGTATCAAGACAGTGTCGCCACGATCCGTCGCTATCTGGAGACCTTCTCGAATCTGCAGACCATCGGGCGAAACGGATTGCATCGCTATAACAATCAAGACCACTCCATGCTGACCGGTGTGTATGCGGCCGGGAACATTCTCGGTGGCAAGCGCGATGTCTGGGCAGTCAACACAGAAAAGGAATATCACGAAGAAGAACGAGCGACTCAGCCAAATGCCGGAGATCGGCTGGTGCCGACGCGAGTCTCCGTCTCGGTCGATGAGGCGGTAGGGGAAGCTGAAGACGTCGTGATCGAAGTCGCGTTTGCGAACATAGATCCGCTCGCCTTGGGGATAGCCGTCGGCGTGGTGAGCAGTTTCGGGATATTCATGGCCTCGGCCGTCTTGTTACTGAGAGGCGGGGCTGCGCCTGGTCCAAACTTGTCGTTGCTCGGGAACTACCTGTTCGGGTTTGAAGTCACGTGGGCAGGCGCGGTGATCGGGTTAGTCGAAGCAGGGCTGTTGGGGTTTGTAGTGGGGGCACTTGCGGCCGGACTCAGAAATTGGACGCTTACGGGCTACGCAAAATTCGTTCGGTGGCGCGCAGAGCGGGATGACCGGCGCCATCTTCTCGACAAGATGTAA